A section of the Amycolatopsis sp. AA4 genome encodes:
- a CDS encoding MFS transporter, which yields MNAPALPAETTAHRRTRGTSARGWVVTGLLLVFMLINFADKAVLGLAAKPLMHDLGLSPEAYGLISSGFYFLFSISAIVVGFVSNRVPTKWILLVLGVVWALTQAPMLGTVGFGAVLVSRIVLGAAEGPANPLAMHAAYKWFPNEKRGLPSALLNAGSGIGVALASPLLTALIVGYGWRWAFFALLVVGLVWSLLWAIFGREGKVAGTASVHATAVKSEADEPRVPYRRILLNGTWLGGFLAGFAAYWALAVLVAWVPHYLETALHYSTVTTGTLVALPWIASVVFNLAQGALSDRLMRRGVSSRVARGVLGGVAVLVSGLAMLLFPHTGGWFQIALLTVAFSLGGVVFALGVTMNAEISPTRQRGAVLSITVGLVTTAGLLAPYLTGRLIQAASSPGAGFTLAFTISGLLSVAGGLLAVFFVNPDRTARRLGLRTEVVG from the coding sequence ATGAACGCTCCCGCTCTCCCCGCCGAAACCACTGCGCACCGGCGCACCCGCGGCACCAGCGCGCGCGGCTGGGTCGTCACCGGGCTGCTGCTGGTGTTCATGCTGATCAACTTCGCGGACAAGGCCGTGCTCGGCCTCGCCGCGAAACCGCTCATGCACGATCTCGGCCTGTCGCCCGAGGCGTACGGCCTGATCAGCAGCGGGTTCTACTTCCTGTTCAGCATTTCCGCGATCGTGGTCGGCTTCGTGTCGAACCGCGTGCCGACGAAGTGGATCCTGCTGGTGCTCGGCGTCGTCTGGGCGCTGACGCAGGCCCCGATGCTCGGCACCGTCGGCTTCGGCGCGGTGCTGGTCAGCCGGATCGTCCTGGGCGCGGCCGAGGGCCCGGCGAATCCGCTGGCCATGCACGCGGCGTACAAATGGTTCCCCAACGAGAAACGCGGCCTGCCCAGCGCGTTGCTCAACGCGGGTTCCGGCATCGGCGTGGCGCTGGCGTCGCCGCTGCTGACGGCGCTGATCGTCGGATACGGCTGGCGGTGGGCCTTCTTCGCGCTGCTCGTCGTCGGGCTGGTGTGGTCGCTGCTGTGGGCGATCTTCGGCCGCGAGGGCAAGGTCGCCGGAACCGCTTCGGTGCACGCGACCGCGGTCAAGTCGGAAGCGGACGAACCGCGCGTGCCCTACCGGCGGATCCTGCTCAACGGCACCTGGCTCGGCGGTTTCCTGGCCGGTTTCGCCGCGTACTGGGCGCTGGCCGTGCTGGTCGCGTGGGTGCCGCATTACCTCGAAACGGCGTTGCACTACAGCACGGTGACCACCGGGACGCTGGTCGCGCTGCCGTGGATCGCGTCGGTCGTGTTCAACCTCGCCCAGGGCGCGCTGAGCGACCGGCTGATGCGGCGCGGCGTGTCGAGCCGGGTGGCCCGCGGCGTGCTCGGCGGCGTCGCGGTGCTGGTCTCGGGTCTCGCGATGCTGCTGTTCCCGCACACCGGCGGCTGGTTCCAGATCGCGCTGCTCACCGTCGCGTTCAGCCTCGGCGGGGTGGTGTTCGCTCTCGGCGTCACGATGAACGCCGAGATCAGCCCGACCCGGCAGCGCGGCGCGGTGCTGTCGATCACCGTCGGCCTGGTCACCACCGCCGGACTACTCGCCCCGTACCTGACCGGACGGCTGATCCAGGCCGCGTCGTCGCCCGGGGCCGGGTTCACGCTCGCCTTCACGATCAGCGGCCTGCTGTCCGTCGCGGGGGGTCTGCTCGCCGTGTTCTTCGTCAACCCGGACCGCACCGCGCGGCGGCTCGGACTCCGCACCGAGGTGGTCGGCTGA
- a CDS encoding alkyl sulfatase dimerization domain-containing protein — translation MPFQDTKNPLYGTGEITEVAPGVRSIGLQGNSLAVETASGVVVVDTGPSPDLVAPVLDQLNEPVRWIVYSHGHLGYNYGVPGFFEYAAAHGERRPTVVAHENVVRRYQRYLETAGLQNHINTRQFRRPMADLTAPPPVTFPDQTYREAMTLAPDVRLLWAPSETDDVTAVWLPSQRVLYGSAAVINGIPNIGTPMRTMRDTVRWADTLDRLAALNPAVLVPEFGPVVREDPVRQLTMTAAALRWLRGAVVDQLNRGRRVDDIVHDLRYPAELFDVPWMREHYGHREYIVRDVVRSETGWWDGNPTTLHPSRPDVAAAVRAEAITDKQAVLDQADRLRGEGRVQEALHVIDLLALAPGDDPLVKQARAVKEELCAARAAEASSFVSRSFYRSGW, via the coding sequence ATGCCTTTCCAGGACACCAAAAACCCGCTGTACGGCACCGGCGAGATCACCGAGGTCGCGCCCGGCGTCCGCTCGATCGGCCTGCAGGGCAACAGCCTCGCGGTGGAAACGGCCTCGGGTGTCGTCGTGGTCGACACCGGCCCGTCTCCGGACCTCGTCGCGCCGGTGCTGGACCAGCTGAACGAGCCGGTCCGGTGGATTGTCTACAGCCACGGGCATCTGGGCTACAACTACGGCGTGCCCGGCTTCTTCGAGTACGCCGCCGCGCACGGAGAACGCCGCCCGACCGTCGTGGCGCACGAGAACGTCGTCCGGCGCTACCAGCGGTACCTCGAGACGGCCGGATTGCAGAACCACATCAACACCCGGCAGTTCCGCCGCCCGATGGCCGACCTGACGGCGCCGCCGCCGGTCACTTTCCCCGACCAGACCTACCGGGAAGCGATGACGCTCGCGCCGGACGTCCGGCTGCTGTGGGCGCCCTCGGAAACCGACGACGTGACCGCGGTGTGGTTGCCGTCCCAGCGGGTTTTGTACGGCAGTGCCGCGGTGATCAACGGGATCCCCAACATCGGGACGCCGATGCGGACCATGCGCGACACCGTCCGCTGGGCCGACACGCTGGACCGGCTCGCCGCCCTGAACCCGGCCGTGCTGGTGCCGGAGTTCGGTCCGGTAGTCCGGGAGGATCCGGTCCGGCAGCTCACCATGACCGCCGCTGCGCTCCGATGGCTGCGCGGCGCGGTCGTGGACCAGCTCAACCGCGGCCGGCGGGTCGACGACATCGTGCACGATCTGCGGTATCCGGCCGAGTTGTTCGACGTGCCGTGGATGCGCGAGCACTACGGCCACCGGGAGTACATCGTCCGCGACGTCGTGCGCTCGGAAACCGGTTGGTGGGACGGGAATCCGACGACGCTGCACCCGTCCCGCCCAGACGTCGCGGCCGCGGTCCGGGCCGAGGCGATCACGGACAAGCAGGCAGTGCTCGACCAGGCCGACCGACTGCGCGGGGAGGGACGGGTGCAGGAGGCGTTGCACGTCATCGATCTGCTGGCACTCGCGCCGGGCGACGATCCGCTGGTGAAGCAGGCGCGAGCAGTGAAGGAGGAACTGTGCGCGGCGCGGGCTGCGGAGGCGAGCAGTTTTGTGTCGCGGAGTTTCTACCGCAGCGGATGGTGA
- a CDS encoding cytochrome P450: MNRGVCPYPFEPSALTVDARYAEMREQQGMSRVRLPFGGEAWLATRYEDVRAVLVDRRLMRSLTVGKDAPRGTEAIESESSIITMDPPTHSRLRRLVAAAFTPKRVETLRPRIQEIADGLIDGMIEQGPPADLVSSFSIPLPITALCELLGVPQEDRDKVHTWTDTMLMLSGEGLDHTSIMTAQSELWGYIAGLVAERRETPTDDLIGALVRARDDEGRLTEGELIDLSGGILAVGHETTANHISNLLYTLLTNPDQLARLRADPGLMPSAVEELLRFVPLGASAGFAHIASEDVEIGGQLIRKGEAVFADLEGANRDATVFECPEDLDLARTRNHHVGFGHGPHHCLGAQMARLELQVALGTLLARFPDLELAAEVPWLTARRQRGPERLELTWTTALPAQ, from the coding sequence GTGAACCGTGGAGTGTGCCCGTACCCGTTCGAACCGTCGGCGCTGACTGTCGACGCGCGGTACGCCGAGATGCGCGAGCAGCAGGGGATGAGCCGGGTGCGGCTGCCGTTCGGCGGGGAGGCGTGGCTGGCGACGCGGTACGAGGACGTGCGGGCCGTGCTGGTGGACCGGAGGCTGATGCGGAGCCTGACGGTCGGCAAGGACGCGCCGCGCGGGACCGAGGCGATCGAGAGCGAAAGCTCGATCATCACCATGGACCCGCCGACGCACTCCCGGCTGCGGCGGCTCGTCGCGGCCGCCTTTACGCCGAAGCGGGTGGAAACGCTGCGCCCGCGGATCCAGGAAATCGCCGACGGCCTGATCGACGGGATGATCGAGCAGGGCCCGCCGGCGGACCTGGTGTCGTCCTTCTCGATCCCGCTGCCGATCACCGCGCTGTGCGAGCTGCTGGGCGTGCCGCAGGAGGATCGCGACAAGGTGCACACGTGGACCGACACGATGCTGATGCTCAGCGGCGAGGGCCTGGACCACACCTCGATCATGACCGCGCAGAGCGAATTGTGGGGCTACATCGCCGGCCTGGTCGCGGAACGCCGCGAGACGCCGACCGACGACCTGATCGGCGCGCTCGTGCGGGCCCGCGACGACGAGGGCCGGCTGACCGAGGGCGAGCTGATCGACCTGTCCGGCGGAATCCTCGCCGTCGGCCACGAGACGACCGCGAACCACATCTCCAACCTGCTCTACACGCTGCTCACGAATCCGGACCAGCTGGCCCGCCTGCGCGCCGACCCCGGCCTGATGCCGTCGGCGGTCGAGGAACTGCTGCGGTTCGTCCCGCTCGGCGCGAGCGCCGGGTTCGCGCACATCGCGAGCGAGGACGTCGAAATCGGCGGCCAGCTGATCCGCAAGGGCGAGGCGGTGTTCGCCGACCTGGAGGGGGCGAACCGCGACGCGACCGTGTTCGAGTGCCCGGAGGATTTGGACTTGGCCCGGACGCGCAATCATCACGTCGGTTTCGGTCATGGTCCGCATCATTGCCTGGGCGCCCAGATGGCGCGGTTGGAGCTGCAGGTCGCGTTGGGGACGTTGCTGGCGCGGTTCCCGGATCTGGAGCTCGCGGCGGAGGTGCCGTGGCTGACGGCGCGACGGCAGCGGGGGCCGGAGCGGCTGGAGCTGACCTGGACCACTGCGTTGCCTGCGCAGTGA
- a CDS encoding type I polyketide synthase — translation MSESERTLVAALRTSLKENHRLKDENRRLLGAAAGAEPVAIVGAGCRLPGGIETPDQLWRLLARGGDAIGGFPDDRGWDVERRYDPEGARPGSISVREGGFLAGAGDFDAGLFGISPRDALLMDPQLRLLLETGWESLERAGIPPRSLGGSRTGVFTGVMYHDYPGSFAASGMVSGRVAYTFGLQGPAITVDTACSSSLVTVHLAAQALRAGECELALAGGATVMSTPRTFVEFSKDGTLSRGARCRSFAESADGTAWSEGSAMVVLQRLSDARRSGRPILAVVRGSAVNSDGASNGITAPNGPAQRRVIRQALASARLSAAQIDVVEAHGTATPLGDPIEAQALLATYGADRGDGEPLRLGSLKSNLGHTQAASGVAGLLKLGLALQHELLPKTLHVDAPSSRIEWSSGEVELLTEATPWPRGARPRRGAVSSFGLSGTNAHVVVEEAPLLAERAADDGVAVPVVLSGHDPAALRAQAERLAERLRAQPHLRLADVARTLATGRTHLEHRAVVVARDREELLAALDDPPARVARGEGALAFLFSGGGSHRSGMGEELAAAYPVFAAAYAAACAELDRHLDRPLREAIGGALDEFRYSQAALFAIEVALFRLAESWQLLPDVLCGHSGGELAAAHCAGVLSLADAAELVVSRATLMQAQPRGAMAAIEAEPEEFAGEAVDVAVVNGPRAVVVAGEEAAVLAVVARFSAEGRRTKRLALAVGSHSRLMDPVLEPFRALAARVEYAAPAVPIVSTVTGEPIGSFDADYWVRNIRRTVRFGDAVRTLESQGVTRFFELGADGPLTALLPDAPLAVAALRRDAPEDVAIAEAIGQLHADGVALDWAAVLAPRAAALIDLPTYPFQRERYWLSASDEAGDLSATGLEAAGHPLLGAAVPLADGDGFLLHGRISTAAQPWLAGHAVGGSVLFPGTGFLELALRAGEETGGARVQELTVHAPLVLDADGVRIQVRVGAGDEAGVRPVSIHAQSGDGPWVRHADGVLAPPGPLPDPVLAWPPAGAEEIDLDGMYELLAERGVEYGPLFQGLKTAWRRGDEVFAEVSLPESAVLDAAAFGLHPGLADSALHAIGLGPSTGAGTLLPYSWSEVDLWAAGSSELRVRVTPLAENTVSLFLTDCSGNPVATVGSLALRPVTGVRRVPRSGTLLRPEWTECTLADGGAEDVQTLVVEPGADAAAAQRELHRILPALRTALTGERRIVVVTRYAAGLPGEPVDLAGAAVAGLVRSAQTEHPGRIVHLDTDASPPEELIAAAREPAVVIRGERTLAPRLVAVEAAESAEWGLGPVLITGGTGQLGRLVAEHLVREHGVRELVLASRTGRGGDDLVAELAALGARVEVAVCDLADRSALAALLAAHPVTAIVHAAGVLADGMLASLTPDQLDAAFEAKATAAWNLHELAGDVDKFVLFSSAAWILGAPGQANYAAANAFLDALAQHRRALGLPAQSLAWGLWNSDERTGGLTAEAGLALFDAALADPAPVLAPLRLDTWRGDDVPSLLRAHVRTPRRASGSAAARLRRTPPGERRERLAELVGAQVAAVLGHAETVEPGRALPGLGFDSLTAVQVRNRLSELTGLTLGATLVFDHPTVADLAEFLNESFSDTPAAPAVSTPADPVARLFAEAVAAGRVPEGVALLGAAANLRPSFHQAPTGSRPIRLADGPRRPALLCVPSPAAMTGAVQYGRLAAPFRGDRRFSVLSLPGFTVDEPLPADLATLVAALAEQAREAAEDEPFALLGYSSGGLLAEAVAAELARTGRAPAGLCLLDTYEIGGPAERAVHAMAGEVLTRQDDGGFDRAQLTAMGRYLGLLAAAGPPDLRVPTVLLRSARSFGDGAGAAWQTTWSRADRVETVPGDHFSLVAEDAESTASAVGAWLESVAEPIVETVTGLGSSS, via the coding sequence TTGAGCGAGTCGGAACGCACTCTGGTCGCCGCACTGCGTACGTCGTTGAAGGAGAATCATCGGCTCAAAGACGAGAACCGGCGGCTGCTCGGGGCGGCCGCGGGAGCGGAACCGGTCGCGATCGTCGGCGCGGGGTGCCGGCTGCCGGGCGGGATCGAGACGCCGGACCAGCTGTGGCGGCTCCTCGCGCGCGGCGGCGACGCGATCGGCGGGTTCCCGGACGACCGCGGCTGGGACGTCGAGCGGCGGTACGACCCCGAAGGCGCCCGGCCGGGCTCGATTTCCGTGCGGGAGGGCGGGTTTCTCGCCGGAGCGGGCGATTTCGACGCCGGGCTGTTCGGGATCAGCCCCCGCGACGCGCTGCTGATGGACCCGCAGCTGCGGCTCCTGCTGGAGACCGGGTGGGAATCGCTGGAGCGGGCCGGGATCCCGCCGCGTTCGCTGGGCGGCAGCCGGACCGGCGTGTTCACCGGCGTGATGTACCACGACTATCCGGGCAGCTTCGCCGCGTCGGGCATGGTGTCCGGCCGGGTGGCCTACACGTTCGGGCTGCAGGGGCCGGCGATCACGGTGGACACCGCGTGTTCGTCGTCGCTGGTCACCGTGCACCTGGCAGCTCAGGCACTGCGCGCGGGGGAGTGCGAACTCGCGCTCGCGGGCGGCGCGACCGTGATGTCGACGCCGCGCACCTTCGTCGAATTCAGCAAAGACGGCACGCTGTCGCGTGGCGCGCGGTGCCGGAGTTTCGCCGAATCCGCAGACGGCACCGCGTGGTCCGAAGGCTCGGCAATGGTGGTGCTGCAACGGCTTTCGGACGCTCGCCGATCCGGTCGGCCGATTCTGGCCGTGGTGCGCGGAAGCGCGGTCAACTCCGACGGCGCGTCGAACGGCATCACCGCGCCGAACGGTCCGGCGCAGCGTCGCGTGATCCGGCAGGCATTGGCGTCGGCCCGGTTGTCGGCCGCGCAGATCGACGTCGTGGAGGCGCACGGGACGGCGACGCCGCTCGGCGATCCCATTGAGGCGCAGGCGCTGCTGGCCACTTACGGCGCGGACCGGGGCGACGGGGAGCCGCTGCGGCTCGGGTCGTTGAAGTCCAATCTCGGGCACACGCAAGCCGCGTCCGGCGTCGCGGGGCTGTTGAAGCTGGGGCTCGCGTTGCAGCACGAACTGCTGCCGAAGACCTTGCACGTCGACGCGCCCAGCAGCCGGATCGAGTGGTCCTCCGGCGAGGTCGAATTGCTGACCGAGGCGACGCCATGGCCGCGCGGTGCTCGGCCGCGGCGAGGGGCGGTGTCCAGTTTCGGGTTGAGCGGGACGAACGCGCACGTCGTCGTGGAGGAAGCCCCGCTCCTCGCGGAACGAGCGGCGGACGATGGGGTGGCGGTGCCGGTGGTGCTCAGCGGGCACGATCCGGCGGCGCTGCGGGCACAGGCGGAACGGCTGGCGGAGCGGTTGCGCGCGCAGCCTCATCTCCGGCTGGCGGATGTGGCTCGGACTCTCGCGACCGGACGCACGCATCTCGAGCATCGGGCGGTGGTCGTCGCGCGGGATCGCGAGGAACTGCTGGCCGCACTGGACGATCCGCCCGCCCGGGTGGCGCGTGGCGAAGGAGCGTTGGCGTTCCTGTTCTCCGGGGGCGGCTCGCATCGGAGCGGCATGGGCGAGGAACTTGCCGCCGCGTATCCGGTGTTCGCGGCGGCGTACGCCGCGGCTTGCGCGGAACTCGACCGGCATCTGGACCGTCCGCTGCGGGAAGCGATCGGCGGTGCGCTCGACGAGTTCCGCTACAGCCAGGCAGCGCTGTTCGCGATCGAGGTCGCGCTGTTCCGGCTGGCCGAATCGTGGCAGCTGCTTCCCGACGTCCTTTGTGGACACTCCGGGGGCGAGCTGGCCGCCGCGCATTGTGCGGGCGTGCTGTCGCTCGCGGACGCGGCGGAGCTGGTCGTTTCGCGGGCGACGCTGATGCAGGCCCAGCCGCGCGGCGCGATGGCGGCGATCGAAGCCGAGCCGGAGGAGTTCGCCGGGGAAGCGGTCGACGTCGCGGTGGTCAACGGCCCGCGCGCGGTCGTCGTCGCCGGGGAGGAGGCGGCGGTGCTGGCCGTCGTCGCCCGGTTTTCCGCCGAGGGGCGGCGGACGAAGCGGCTGGCACTGGCGGTCGGTTCGCATTCGCGGCTGATGGACCCGGTGCTGGAGCCGTTCCGCGCGCTCGCGGCGCGGGTCGAGTACGCCGCGCCCGCGGTGCCGATCGTCTCCACGGTCACCGGCGAGCCGATCGGATCCTTCGACGCGGACTACTGGGTGCGCAACATCCGGCGCACGGTCCGGTTCGGCGACGCGGTCCGCACGCTGGAGAGCCAAGGCGTCACGCGGTTTTTCGAACTCGGCGCGGACGGGCCGTTGACCGCGCTGCTGCCGGACGCGCCACTGGCGGTCGCCGCCTTGCGCCGAGACGCGCCCGAGGACGTCGCGATCGCCGAGGCGATCGGGCAACTGCACGCCGACGGCGTCGCTCTGGACTGGGCCGCGGTTCTCGCCCCTCGCGCGGCGGCGCTGATCGACCTGCCGACGTACCCCTTCCAGCGCGAACGCTACTGGCTGTCCGCTTCGGACGAGGCCGGAGACCTGTCCGCGACCGGGCTCGAAGCCGCCGGGCACCCGTTGCTCGGCGCCGCGGTCCCGCTCGCCGACGGCGACGGATTCCTGCTGCACGGCCGGATTTCGACCGCCGCACAGCCGTGGCTGGCGGGGCACGCCGTCGGCGGCTCGGTGCTGTTCCCCGGCACCGGTTTCCTGGAACTCGCTCTGCGCGCCGGCGAGGAGACCGGCGGCGCGCGGGTCCAGGAGCTGACCGTGCACGCGCCGCTGGTGCTGGACGCCGACGGGGTCCGGATTCAGGTCCGCGTCGGTGCCGGTGACGAGGCTGGGGTACGGCCGGTGAGCATCCACGCGCAGTCCGGCGACGGGCCGTGGGTGCGGCACGCGGACGGTGTGCTGGCTCCGCCCGGTCCATTACCGGACCCGGTGCTGGCTTGGCCGCCTGCCGGAGCGGAGGAGATCGATCTCGACGGGATGTACGAGCTTCTGGCGGAGCGCGGCGTGGAGTACGGGCCGTTGTTTCAGGGACTGAAGACCGCTTGGCGGCGCGGGGACGAGGTGTTCGCCGAGGTTTCCCTGCCGGAATCCGCGGTGCTGGACGCCGCGGCGTTCGGCCTGCATCCTGGGCTGGCCGATTCGGCGCTCCACGCGATCGGCCTCGGACCGTCGACCGGGGCGGGGACGCTCCTGCCGTACTCGTGGTCCGAAGTGGACTTGTGGGCGGCTGGCAGTTCCGAACTTCGGGTGCGGGTGACGCCGCTGGCCGAGAACACAGTTTCCCTCTTCTTGACGGACTGTTCGGGCAATCCGGTGGCCACCGTCGGCTCGCTGGCGTTGCGGCCGGTCACCGGCGTACGGCGGGTTCCCCGCTCCGGGACGCTGCTCCGTCCGGAATGGACTGAGTGCACCCTCGCCGACGGGGGCGCGGAGGACGTCCAGACCTTGGTGGTCGAGCCAGGTGCGGACGCCGCCGCGGCACAGCGCGAGCTTCACCGGATTCTGCCCGCGCTGCGCACTGCGCTCACCGGCGAGCGTCGGATTGTGGTCGTCACTCGCTACGCGGCTGGGTTGCCTGGCGAACCGGTCGATCTGGCCGGTGCGGCCGTGGCCGGGCTGGTCCGTTCCGCGCAGACCGAACATCCGGGCCGGATTGTGCACCTGGACACCGACGCGTCACCGCCCGAGGAGTTGATCGCCGCCGCTCGTGAGCCCGCTGTCGTCATCCGCGGCGAGCGGACGCTGGCCCCGCGCCTGGTCGCCGTCGAAGCCGCCGAGAGCGCGGAATGGGGCCTGGGACCAGTGCTGATCACCGGCGGGACCGGGCAGCTCGGCCGGTTGGTGGCCGAACACCTCGTCCGTGAACACGGCGTCCGGGAGCTGGTGCTGGCGAGCCGAACGGGCCGAGGCGGCGATGATCTCGTTGCTGAACTGGCCGCTTTGGGCGCGCGGGTCGAGGTGGCGGTCTGCGATCTCGCCGACCGGTCCGCCCTCGCCGCGCTGCTGGCCGCGCACCCGGTCACCGCGATCGTGCACGCGGCGGGCGTCCTGGCCGACGGGATGCTCGCGTCGCTGACCCCGGACCAGCTCGACGCCGCATTCGAGGCCAAAGCCACCGCCGCCTGGAACCTGCACGAACTCGCCGGGGACGTGGACAAATTCGTCCTGTTCTCGTCCGCCGCTTGGATCCTCGGCGCGCCGGGCCAGGCCAACTACGCGGCGGCGAACGCGTTCCTCGACGCCCTCGCCCAGCACCGCCGCGCGCTCGGGCTGCCCGCGCAGTCGCTGGCCTGGGGATTGTGGAACTCCGACGAACGCACCGGCGGCCTCACCGCTGAGGCAGGCTTGGCGCTGTTCGACGCCGCCCTCGCCGACCCGGCACCGGTACTGGCCCCGCTGCGACTCGACACCTGGCGCGGCGACGACGTCCCGTCGCTGCTCCGTGCCCACGTGCGGACACCCCGGAGGGCAAGCGGTTCTGCCGCCGCCCGACTGCGCCGGACCCCGCCAGGCGAGCGTCGCGAACGGCTGGCGGAACTGGTCGGCGCGCAGGTCGCGGCGGTACTGGGCCATGCGGAGACGGTCGAACCCGGCCGCGCGCTGCCCGGCCTCGGTTTCGACTCGCTCACCGCGGTCCAGGTGCGCAACCGGCTGTCCGAACTGACCGGCCTGACCCTTGGCGCGACGCTGGTGTTCGATCACCCCACCGTCGCGGACCTGGCCGAATTCCTGAACGAGTCCTTTTCGGACACTCCTGCGGCACCGGCGGTCTCGACACCGGCAGACCCGGTCGCGCGGTTGTTCGCCGAGGCAGTGGCGGCCGGGCGGGTACCGGAAGGCGTCGCGCTGCTCGGTGCCGCGGCGAACCTTCGCCCGTCCTTCCACCAAGCGCCTACCGGATCGCGGCCGATCCGGTTGGCCGACGGACCGCGGCGGCCCGCACTGCTCTGCGTGCCCTCGCCAGCGGCGATGACCGGTGCCGTCCAATATGGACGCTTGGCCGCGCCGTTCCGCGGCGACCGGCGGTTCTCCGTGCTGTCCCTGCCCGGCTTCACGGTGGACGAGCCGCTTCCGGCCGACCTCGCCACGCTCGTCGCGGCACTCGCCGAGCAGGCCCGCGAAGCTGCCGAAGACGAACCGTTCGCCTTGCTCGGCTATTCCTCCGGCGGCCTGCTGGCCGAAGCCGTCGCGGCGGAACTGGCGCGGACCGGCCGTGCGCCGGCGGGGCTGTGCCTGCTGGACACCTACGAAATCGGCGGCCCGGCCGAGCGCGCGGTCCACGCGATGGCCGGGGAAGTGCTGACCCGCCAGGACGACGGCGGATTCGACCGCGCCCAGCTGACCGCCATGGGCCGCTACCTCGGGCTGCTCGCCGCCGCGGGGCCGCCGGACCTCCGGGTCCCGACCGTGCTGCTGCGCTCCGCCCGCAGCTTCGGGGACGGGGCCGGGGCGGCTTGGCAGACGACGTGGTCGCGGGCCGACCGCGTGGAAACCGTGCCCGGGGACCATTTCAGCCTCGTCGCCGAGGACGCGGAGAGCACCGCCTCGGCAGTCGGGGCATGGCTGGAATCCGTGGCAGAACCGATCGTCGAAACCGTTACCGGACTTGGGAGTTCGTCGTGA